AAGGTTCTGAGCGCATCGCTCGTTATGCTTACGAGCTTGCACGCAAAACCGGTAAAAAGAACGTCGCCATTGTTCACAAAGCCAACATTATGAAAATGTCTGACGGTTTGTTTTTGAAAGTCGCACAAGAAGTCGGTGCTCAATATCCAGAAATCACGACTCGCGATGTGATCGTGGACAACTGCTGCATGCAACTTGTAACAAAGCCTCAGCAATTCGAAGTGATTGTGACCGAAAACTTGTACGGCGATATCTTGAGTGACCTCTGCGCAGGTCTTGTCGGTGGCCTCGGTGTCGTTCCTGGTGCTAACATCGGTGACCGTGCGGCGATCTTTGAAGCGGTTCATGGCTCTGCCCCGGATATCGCTGGCCAGAATAAGGCAAATCCAACGGCGCTCTTACAGTCTGCCGTGATGATGCTTCAACATGTGGGAGAAACCCAGAAAGCGGATGCGATCATGAAGGCCCTGATAGAGGCGTTGAAAGATCCAAATGCGCGTACAGGTGATTTGCAAGGCCGCGGAAATACCGTCAGTTTTACGGATGCGATTCTGCAGCAGCTTCGCTAGATTGACCGAAGCGCTTTTGCATATTCGGTGAGAGATGTGCTTTCAACTCCGGATGTTCTTTCAAAGACGTCCGGATATACTCAGTCCACTTACGCACGTTCGCTTCATTTTTCATATCTTCGCTGGCACGTAAGAGGCCTTCCGCATCGGAGATATCTTTTCGCACATTGAAGGCCTGTTCAAAACTATGAGCCGCTTCTGACGGCTGTTCTAAATACAGATAAACCCATGCCTTTAAATTATAGAACGCCCCTTGATCAGACACTGGCAATGTTTCAAGACCGGTGGTCACTGATTCCATCGTCGCTTTTGCTTCGGCAAACTTCCCCGTGCGCAAAAGCCCGCGGGCTTCTGACATCGCCGCTTTAGCCTGCTCTTCTGCTGATGGAACTGGCGCCGCCGGTGCTTTCGCGGCTGGAGATGCCGTGGGAGATGTCGTCGGAGTTACAGACGCTGTCACCGTTGCTGACGGCGCAGCCACAGGCGACGGTGACACTGTTGGCGAAATCACAGGCGTTGGTGAGGTCGCCGGAGTTGGCGACACAGCAGGTGCTGCCGTTGCAGCGGCCGGTGTCGGCGCTGGAGTGGCTGCGGCGACGGCTTCTTTTGCCGCCGCTCTGGAAACTGTAATCGGCACAGCCTTGGACAGTAGCGCTTGCAAGCCTTCGCCCGCAGCAATAGTGTCTGCGGCGGCTATGAGTGGCTTAATGATCTCGAGTTCTGGCGGCTGCAGACTTGCAACGGGCTTTTGATAGCAAAGATCCGCCACCATTTCTTCGTGATTTGCAAAATGCGGCGCCATTTGCTTTTTGCCGTGAATTTCATAGAGAAAAATCTGATCCAGAGTCGCATCTTTTGAGAATAGCACCTGGCTGAAATTCTCAACCGGGCGAGGCATCATCTTAAACTGGAACTGACGATCCGCACGCACCAAGGTCGGCCCCTGCTCTGCGTCTGGTTTAAACTCATTACCACACACTTTGATTCCATACTCGATATTCAGCGACGACATCATCTCAAGCGCGTTTTCACCTTCAGCACTGAGCTTCATGTCGAGGTCTTCGAGCGGCAGAGCTGTCTTAAACATCTCATTTAAAAGCAACTTATCCACTGTCATGGCGAGCTTGCCGCCTTCGTAAGAAAACTTGATCTTGTCGATCGTCATTCCGCCATCAAACTTCGTCGTCTTGGGATTTTTGCCAATAGCACCCTTAATATGGAAATCCACCGGAGCTTTAAGGATCGGCAAAAACTCAGGCCCCATGCCTCCTGTTGCCGCCACGACTTCGATGCGACCAAACGCGGATTTAAAATCGAGTGTCTTTAAAGTAAAGCCAGGGATTTTGAATTGAGCTTCGCCAATGCGTAGCTCTTTATCTGCCATCTCAAGGTTTTTAACCGAAAACTCTTCAAGTTCTGAAACCGGTTTCTTCTGATGCTCGAATTTGATATTTTTGAGGTTCATTTTCGCCATCTTAAAATTGCCAAGAGATGGTCCGTCAGAATTTTCGGTATGGCCAATCGCCATCAAGTTTAAGAAGATCGTTGCCCATGAGAAAT
The sequence above is drawn from the Bdellovibrionales bacterium genome and encodes:
- a CDS encoding RDD family protein, encoding MQPASFSSRFAAMNLDMLIYTAIWQGVSMVLERNAPELATLSNLIVLSFVFAIGYFVYPTKATGQTLGKKLLGLKVVPQANEKAPVSWGQAFMREIVGKMLSSIPFFLGYLWARFSPDQRAWHDMMSRTHVVSLVYEEEKTTLQKIQQVMLGILSIPLGVALILIAFLYTSMPLDSIKEKIEASGIQVGSLTGSIAGGMHFSEIRRHDQNQDFSLKSVDLKFSLSALVYERIFIIEKLTAEEGHVEVPPDFSWATIFLNLMAIGHTENSDGPSLGNFKMAKMNLKNIKFEHQKKPVSELEEFSVKNLEMADKELRIGEAQFKIPGFTLKTLDFKSAFGRIEVVAATGGMGPEFLPILKAPVDFHIKGAIGKNPKTTKFDGGMTIDKIKFSYEGGKLAMTVDKLLLNEMFKTALPLEDLDMKLSAEGENALEMMSSLNIEYGIKVCGNEFKPDAEQGPTLVRADRQFQFKMMPRPVENFSQVLFSKDATLDQIFLYEIHGKKQMAPHFANHEEMVADLCYQKPVASLQPPELEIIKPLIAAADTIAAGEGLQALLSKAVPITVSRAAAKEAVAAATPAPTPAAATAAPAVSPTPATSPTPVISPTVSPSPVAAPSATVTASVTPTTSPTASPAAKAPAAPVPSAEEQAKAAMSEARGLLRTGKFAEAKATMESVTTGLETLPVSDQGAFYNLKAWVYLYLEQPSEAAHSFEQAFNVRKDISDAEGLLRASEDMKNEANVRKWTEYIRTSLKEHPELKAHLSPNMQKRFGQSSEAAAESHP
- a CDS encoding isocitrate/isopropylmalate dehydrogenase family protein; its protein translation is MKKVTIIPGDGIGPEIMAQVVRVLKQVNAPFEYEEFDAGEVALHKHGSLLPASTVASIEKTKLAIKGPTTTPVGGGHKSINVQMRQQFDLYANVRPVRVLPNIPCVTQTVDLTIVRENTEDLYAGIERMVDNDTAESIKRITRKGSERIARYAYELARKTGKKNVAIVHKANIMKMSDGLFLKVAQEVGAQYPEITTRDVIVDNCCMQLVTKPQQFEVIVTENLYGDILSDLCAGLVGGLGVVPGANIGDRAAIFEAVHGSAPDIAGQNKANPTALLQSAVMMLQHVGETQKADAIMKALIEALKDPNARTGDLQGRGNTVSFTDAILQQLR